The following coding sequences are from one Alphaproteobacteria bacterium window:
- a CDS encoding N-acetylmuramoyl-L-alanine amidase, translating into MVAAPGIAGAQDLKVQDIRIGVHAASTRFVVELSDRVEPRVFGLPDPFRVVIDLPEVDFDLPEERIGDGAGLISKLRYGLFRPGTSRFVLDLTSPSKVTKQFILKPDGGKPWRLVLDIAPTSRADFIASMRPSADDNPNPVTAVPVPSTPRQNARPVVVVDAGHGGVDPGAIGVSGVYEKKIALDYAREVVRLLKASGKYEVVMTRNRDIFLPLRERVRISRAAGADLFLSMHANTHPKRSTRGFSVYTLSDRASDKEAAALAALENKSDVIGGVNLGNYSDDVQNILIDFAQAKTNELSVKFARDILVGQVKTSASLLTRPWRSAGFAVLKAPDVPSVLVELGYISNAREERLLVTPKHRRKLSAAIVEAVDVYFETTQSAAL; encoded by the coding sequence ATGGTCGCGGCGCCCGGTATTGCGGGCGCGCAGGATTTGAAAGTACAGGACATCCGGATCGGCGTTCATGCCGCCTCAACGCGTTTCGTCGTGGAACTGAGCGACCGCGTGGAACCGCGCGTGTTCGGTCTCCCCGACCCGTTCCGGGTTGTGATCGACCTTCCCGAGGTTGATTTCGACTTGCCCGAGGAGCGGATCGGCGACGGTGCGGGCTTGATCTCGAAGCTCCGGTATGGTCTTTTCCGGCCGGGCACAAGTCGGTTCGTTCTGGACCTGACATCCCCTTCCAAGGTCACAAAACAATTCATTCTGAAGCCGGACGGCGGCAAACCATGGCGACTGGTGCTCGACATCGCGCCAACCAGCCGGGCCGACTTCATTGCCTCGATGCGTCCCAGCGCGGACGACAATCCGAACCCTGTAACGGCTGTGCCTGTGCCTTCGACCCCTCGGCAGAATGCGCGGCCGGTTGTCGTTGTCGATGCAGGTCACGGCGGCGTCGACCCCGGTGCGATCGGGGTTTCGGGTGTGTATGAAAAGAAGATTGCGCTGGATTACGCGCGTGAAGTCGTGCGTTTGCTGAAGGCGAGCGGCAAGTACGAAGTGGTGATGACACGCAACCGGGATATTTTCCTGCCGCTGCGCGAAAGGGTCCGGATTTCACGAGCGGCCGGTGCCGATCTGTTCTTGTCGATGCATGCGAACACCCATCCGAAGCGTTCAACCCGCGGATTTTCGGTATACACGCTGTCGGACAGGGCCTCGGACAAGGAAGCGGCCGCACTGGCGGCACTCGAAAACAAGTCGGATGTAATCGGCGGCGTTAATCTGGGTAATTACAGCGACGACGTTCAAAACATCCTGATCGATTTTGCCCAGGCCAAGACCAACGAACTGTCGGTCAAGTTCGCCCGCGATATTCTGGTCGGGCAGGTCAAAACCAGCGCTTCACTGTTGACCCGCCCGTGGCGGTCGGCCGGGTTCGCAGTGTTGAAAGCGCCTGACGTTCCCTCGGTCCTCGTTGAGTTGGGCTATATATCCAATGCACGTGAGGAGCGCCTGCTCGTCACGCCGAAACATCGTCGAAAACTATCCGCCGCGATCGTTGAGGCCGTGGATGTTTATTTTGAAACCACGCAAAGCGCGGCGCTGTAG
- a CDS encoding penicillin-binding protein 1A — protein sequence MLRWLGFLAGLALVGALLLVGGVLWVFWEYGRDLPDYTQLADYQPPVTTRVHAGDGSLLAEYAVQRRVFVPVSSMPTLVKEAFLSAEDKNFYKHPGVDVTGVMRAVVSNVRNLGSGRRPEGASTITQQVAQNFLLTKEVSLDRKVREAILSFRMERAFSKEEILELYLNEIYLGFGAYGVASAALNYFGKPLDQLTVDEAAFLAALPKAPNNYHPIRKNAAAVARRNYVLGRMAEDGAISPGEAEELRQRPITVIRNDDTALVEAPYFAEEVRRELVDRFGDGALYEGGLSVRTTLDPRLQRIAQLTLRDGLIAYDRRHGWRGPVSRLADPAAWQAALPKIEHPAGSGDWQLAAVVAVDAAQASIGFVDGSMGTVPLSELRWARAWLPDQKRGPSVKAADEVLAPGDVVLVSAVTENSEAEPYPAGTFRLEQIPEINGAVVALDPHTGRILAMTGGLDFRASEFNRATQAWRQPGSAFKPVVYMAALDSGFTPSTRILDAPFVIDQGPGQGKWKPANYTNKFYGPSPMRLGIEKSRNLMTVRLAQTIGMEQVASYAERLKVVDHLPRQLSMSIGAGETTLMRLVAAYATVVNGGKQITPTLIDRIQDRNGTTTFRHDQRPCATCTVEAWADQPPPSLPDPRERLIQPGTAYQMVSMLKGVVDRGTGRRIGQLKLPLAGKTGTSNDSLDTWFIGFSPDLAVGVFVGFDTPRTLGPRETGSSVPAPIFKDFMARALEGKPVIPFRVPPDIRLVRVNPETGLVALPGERATILEAFKPGTEPRKFGSIVGEDLGRGVNAGGPRRGIY from the coding sequence ATGCTTCGTTGGTTGGGATTTCTTGCAGGTCTGGCTCTCGTCGGCGCGTTGCTGCTGGTCGGTGGCGTGCTTTGGGTGTTCTGGGAGTATGGTCGGGATCTGCCGGATTATACGCAGCTGGCCGATTATCAGCCGCCGGTCACCACGCGTGTCCATGCCGGTGACGGCAGCCTGTTGGCCGAATACGCGGTCCAGCGGCGGGTTTTCGTACCGGTTTCGTCGATGCCGACGTTGGTCAAAGAGGCTTTTCTTTCCGCGGAAGACAAGAATTTTTACAAACATCCGGGCGTCGACGTGACGGGCGTGATGCGCGCCGTCGTATCGAACGTCCGCAATCTGGGCTCCGGCCGTCGTCCCGAGGGGGCATCCACGATCACCCAGCAGGTTGCGCAGAATTTCCTGCTGACCAAGGAAGTCTCGCTTGACCGTAAGGTTCGTGAAGCGATCCTTTCGTTTCGGATGGAGCGCGCATTCTCGAAGGAAGAGATTCTCGAGCTCTACCTGAATGAGATATATCTCGGCTTCGGAGCCTACGGCGTGGCGTCGGCGGCGCTGAACTATTTCGGCAAACCCCTCGACCAGCTCACTGTGGACGAGGCGGCATTCCTGGCGGCGTTGCCGAAGGCACCAAACAACTACCACCCGATCCGCAAGAACGCGGCGGCGGTCGCGCGGCGCAATTATGTGCTGGGTCGCATGGCCGAAGATGGCGCCATCTCGCCGGGTGAGGCGGAAGAGCTTCGCCAACGCCCGATCACTGTCATCCGCAATGACGACACGGCGTTGGTGGAGGCCCCCTATTTTGCGGAAGAAGTGCGGCGCGAACTGGTTGACCGGTTTGGGGATGGTGCGCTGTACGAGGGCGGCCTGTCGGTGCGCACGACGCTGGACCCGCGCCTGCAACGCATCGCCCAACTTACCCTGCGCGACGGATTGATCGCGTATGACCGCCGGCACGGCTGGCGCGGGCCCGTTTCCCGCCTCGCGGATCCCGCCGCATGGCAGGCCGCGTTGCCGAAGATCGAGCATCCGGCAGGCTCCGGCGATTGGCAACTGGCTGCCGTGGTCGCAGTGGACGCCGCACAAGCCTCGATCGGGTTTGTCGACGGGTCGATGGGGACGGTGCCGCTCAGCGAGCTGCGTTGGGCGCGCGCCTGGCTGCCGGACCAGAAACGCGGCCCGTCGGTCAAGGCGGCAGATGAAGTGCTGGCGCCGGGCGATGTGGTGCTGGTTTCAGCCGTCACGGAGAATTCGGAGGCCGAGCCATACCCCGCGGGTACGTTCCGTCTTGAGCAAATCCCGGAAATCAATGGTGCGGTTGTGGCGCTCGATCCGCATACCGGTCGCATCCTTGCGATGACCGGCGGGCTCGATTTTCGGGCCAGCGAGTTCAACCGCGCGACCCAGGCGTGGCGCCAGCCCGGCTCGGCATTCAAGCCGGTGGTCTATATGGCGGCGCTGGACAGCGGGTTCACGCCGTCGACGCGTATCCTCGATGCACCCTTCGTGATCGATCAGGGCCCGGGGCAGGGCAAGTGGAAACCGGCCAACTACACCAACAAGTTCTACGGGCCGAGTCCGATGCGCCTCGGGATTGAGAAGTCCCGCAACCTCATGACCGTGCGCCTGGCGCAGACAATCGGGATGGAGCAGGTGGCGAGCTATGCGGAGCGGCTGAAGGTGGTCGATCACCTGCCGCGTCAGCTCAGCATGTCGATTGGCGCGGGAGAGACGACATTGATGCGCCTGGTCGCCGCCTACGCGACGGTCGTCAATGGCGGCAAGCAAATCACGCCGACCCTGATCGACCGGATACAGGATCGGAACGGCACCACCACGTTCCGCCATGACCAGCGCCCTTGTGCAACCTGCACCGTCGAGGCATGGGCCGACCAGCCACCGCCGAGTTTGCCCGACCCCCGTGAACGGTTGATCCAACCGGGCACGGCGTACCAGATGGTATCGATGCTGAAAGGGGTCGTGGACCGCGGGACCGGCCGGCGTATCGGCCAACTGAAACTGCCGCTCGCAGGCAAGACAGGCACGTCGAATGATTCGCTCGACACATGGTTCATCGGGTTCTCGCCCGACCTCGCGGTCGGGGTTTTCGTCGGGTTTGATACGCCGCGAACGCTGGGGCCGCGCGAGACCGGCTCGTCCGTGCCAGCGCCGATCTTCAAGGACTTCATGGCGCGCGCACTCGAAGGCAAGCCCGTCATCCCGTTCCGCGTCCCGCCGGATATCCGTCTTGTGCGTGTGAACCCCGAAACCGGCCTGGTGGCGCTGCCGGGCGAGCGGGCAACAATTCTGGAAGCGTTCAAACCGGGCACCGAGCCGCGCAAGTTCGGCTCGATTGTCGGTGAGGATCTGGGGCGCGGCGTGAACGCGGGCGGTCCGCGGCGCGGTATTTACTGA